A region of Vitis riparia cultivar Riparia Gloire de Montpellier isolate 1030 chromosome 1, EGFV_Vit.rip_1.0, whole genome shotgun sequence DNA encodes the following proteins:
- the LOC117925077 gene encoding 30S ribosomal protein 3-1, chloroplastic, whose protein sequence is MAAQSSINSTFICSSFPSQNPSFKIPKTPFPLNPKPLFLRSSTDTPGIRTKPSMKLQRLAVSAEPSTANPISSEENEKVEVIVKVMETPRLVLKFVWMEKNIGVALDQVIPGYGTNPLSPYYFWPGKDAWEELKSTLESKPWISQKKMIILLNEATDIINLWQQGGGNQS, encoded by the exons ATGGCAGCTCAATCCAGTATTAACAGTACTTTCATATGCTCCTCATTTCCTTCACAAAACCCTAGTTTCAAAATCCCCAAAACCCCCTTTCCCTTGAACCCCAAACCCCTTTTTCTGCGGTCCTCCACCGATACTCCTGGCATCAGAACAAAACCCAGTATGAAACTTCAAAGACTCGCTGTTTCAGCAGAACCATCCACTGCAAACCCAATATCTTCTGAAGAAAATGAG AAAGTTGAGGTGATTGTGAAGGTGATGGAGACACCAAGGCTGGTACTGAAGTTCGTATGGATGGAGAAGAACATTGGGGTGGCGTTGGATCAAGTGATACCAGGCTATGGCACCAATCCACTGAGCCCGTACTACTTCTGGCCAGGGAAAGATGCATGGGAGGAGCTCAAGTCCACTCTAGAGAGTAAGCCATGGATATCTCAGAAGAAGATGATTATTCTTCTCAATGAGGCTACTGATATCATCAATTTGTGGCAGCAGGGTGGTGGCAATCAATCTTAG